TCTGGCTCCTGGGCTTCCGCTTACGCAGGAACGCCTTCTCCGTCTACATCCTAAACCTGGCTGTGgctgacttcctcttcctcctctgccacaTGATAGACTCCATTTTGCTTCTCCTCAAGTTTTCCTATCCCAACATTATTTTCCTCCCATGCTTTAACACCGTCATGATGGTTCCCTACATCGCAGgcctgagcatgctcagtgccATCAGCACCGAGCGCTGCCTGTCTGTCCTGTGCCCCATCTGGTATCGCTGCCACCGCCCAAAACACACATCAACTGTCATGTGTGCTACGATCTGGGTCCTGTCCATATTGATCAGTATTCTGAACCGGTATTTCTGTGGCTTCTTAGATACCAAATATGAAAATGACAACCGGTGTCTGGCATCGAACTTCTTCACTGCTGCGTgcctgatatttttgtttgtggtcCTCTGCCTGTCCAGCCTGGCCCTGCTGATCAAGTTGTTCTGTGGTGCTGGCCGGATAAAGCTCACCAGACTGTATGCAACCATCATGCTCACAGTGCTGGTTTTTCTCCTCTGCGGCTTGCCCTTTGGCATCCACTGGTTCCTGTTAATCTGGATTAAGATTGACTATGGTGTGTTTGCTTATGGTCTTTATCTGGCGTCACTGGTCCTGACAGCCATTAACAGCTGTGCCAACCCCATCATTTACTTCTTCGTGGGCTCCTTCAGGCACCAGCTGAAGCACCTGACCCTCAGAACGGTTCTCCAGAGGGCTCTCCAGGACTCCCCTGACACGGGTGAAAATGGAAGCAGTGTTCCTCAGGACACGGCGGAGATGTCAAGCAGCAGAGTGGAACTGTGATGAAGAGCCTCTGCCGGAACCTCAGAGGTGGCTTTGGAGTGACCACCACTCTGCTGTACTTGACAGCTTTCTGctctcctctcagccttctgACCTCAGTGGTTCACCAACGTCTCCAACAGATCGTCATTGACTTAGCTTTTCTACTTTTCCTGAGTAAAAGGATTTATCTGAAAGTATCGTGTCTTCATCCTTCTTGACATTAATAAAATTCTCACTCTAACTTCCTCTGAagctttcttgctctttctttgcaACTTTTGTTGCCATGGAAATAGCCTCTGTCCAAAACCACAACTCTCTTGTTTGTGATTGCTGAGAAAGCaagacatgtaaaaaaaaaaaaacatgagaaatatgggttaatttaaatgtaggagctagctagtaataagcctgagccattagccaagcatttataattaatataagcctctgagtggttttTGGGAACTGGTGGAAAAGAACCATCTGTTTGCACTGCACAGTAAAGACAACGGAGCCCCATGGTTTCCTGTGAACCATTCTCATGAGACAATACCTTCAGCAACAGCAAAAATGTTTTACACCTATGCAATTGTAATGCTCATCATGCTGATAATAGATAGCCCTCAGTCATAAGACTAATGTACAATTTACAAAGACAGATGCCCACCAAGGCTCAGACGCTGCACTACACTGCACACTCTCACAACCCTGTGATCCAGCAGAAGAATCCTATGTCTCCAGCCAGCTGATCCCAACAGCCAGAAATCTTGAAATAACTGGGAATGTGTATGCTGTGAGTTCTAGATTAGGAAGAGCAGCTGGGCTATATTCTCAAGCTGGTTCCATGATCACCTTAGATCTCATGTCCATCCATGGAAACACAGCAGGTAATGGAGTTAGGAAATGTCACTGATCTGATTTTATTCCATAAGAAATGTAGGACCTGTATTTTGAACAAGGCTatggtgtaacatgaatcttaagtGGTGTTCTTATAAGAAACTccgagccagatattggggtaaaagctgaaagatcagagaagcagagtaagccacagccaaccttacctcaccaactcctcaaccaatcctgtttccatgaatcctctaggtactgaaagcctctgagtcctcactcgaaagggtctcagctgaactgctttagttcctgtttcctcaagctttatatacctttctccactctgctgtcacttcctgggattaaaagcaagtgtgcttcccagtactgagattgagtgtgtgccaacactgcctgacctctgtgtctaatctagtggatgGCTCTatcctctggcaagctttattagggtacacactgTGGGATGTGACTTTATTGTAATTGTGGCCTGATTATAAGAACCATACTGATTAAGAAAGACCGAGAAATGTTTCCTCACATACACAAATGAGCACATATGCCTTGTACATGACTGACAGCTGACTGGAATTTGGAGAGGCTGCTGTGACATGTTCTTTCTGAATGTAGAAATGGTACATGTCAGGCATCAATATTACCATGACTCCATTGGTCATAAAAATAGATGTGACTTTGCTCCTAGTCTCAGTTCCTGCTCCCAGCAGTGAATAAGAGGTCTCTTTGCACAGATCTATCTTACAGATGTCACTGACTCTGAATCCATCCAGAATAAAATACAGATGTGTCAACAGAGGAGAATATCTCATTTGTAACTATGCAATTGAAGTGGGTAAGTTGGAGTTTTCCTGGGATGCTTGAAATCTAAACTGATGGTTCTACAATTTTAGCCACCACATAAAGTTTTTGTGGCAGGGTGGGAAAATAAACAGTCTAGACACAATAAAATGAGAGAGGGGGAGAATTCATTGTGgcatt
The sequence above is drawn from the Peromyscus leucopus breed LL Stock chromosome 1, UCI_PerLeu_2.1, whole genome shotgun sequence genome and encodes:
- the LOC114685646 gene encoding mas-related G-protein coupled receptor member A isoform X1 gives rise to the protein MGESSTGAGFLSLNTSASGIPVTTNPMDKTVPGSFNSRTLIPNLMIVISGLVGLTGNAIVFWLLGFRLRRNAFSVYILNLAVADFLFLLCHMIDSILLLLKFSYPNIIFLPCFNTVMMVPYIAGLSMLSAISTERCLSVLCPIWYRCHRPKHTSTVMCATIWVLSILISILNRYFCGFLDTKYENDNRCLASNFFTAACLIFLFVVLCLSSLALLIKLFCGAGRIKLTRLYATIMLTVLVFLLCGLPFGIHWFLLIWIKIDYGVFAYGLYLASLVLTAINSCANPIIYFFVGSFRHQLKHLTLRTVLQRALQDSPDTGENGSSVPQDTAEMSSSRVEL
- the LOC114685646 gene encoding mas-related G-protein coupled receptor member A isoform X2, producing MGESTGAGFLSLNTSASGIPVTTNPMDKTVPGSFNSRTLIPNLMIVISGLVGLTGNAIVFWLLGFRLRRNAFSVYILNLAVADFLFLLCHMIDSILLLLKFSYPNIIFLPCFNTVMMVPYIAGLSMLSAISTERCLSVLCPIWYRCHRPKHTSTVMCATIWVLSILISILNRYFCGFLDTKYENDNRCLASNFFTAACLIFLFVVLCLSSLALLIKLFCGAGRIKLTRLYATIMLTVLVFLLCGLPFGIHWFLLIWIKIDYGVFAYGLYLASLVLTAINSCANPIIYFFVGSFRHQLKHLTLRTVLQRALQDSPDTGENGSSVPQDTAEMSSSRVEL